A window of the Sardina pilchardus chromosome 21, fSarPil1.1, whole genome shotgun sequence genome harbors these coding sequences:
- the tmem41b gene encoding transmembrane protein 41B translates to MAKKRGAAREAESTPLVEDEPKPTETLTVKESSYVGAGSTRVSLLILVGIFACSASVMYLVYRNFPELSVDEKEKMRIPRDMEDAKALGTVLSKYKDTYYSQVLLAYFTTYLFLQTFAIPGSIFLSILSGYLYPFPLALFLVCLCSGLGASFCYLLSYLVGRPVVHRYLTERVQKWSQQVDKHREHLINYIIFLRITPFLPNWFINITSPVINVPLGVFFIGTFLGVAPPSFVAIKAGTTLYALTTAGEAVSWGSLAVLGVLAVLSLLPVAFQRHLKDKMH, encoded by the exons ATGGCCAAGAAAAGAGGCGCCGCGCGGGAGGCCGAATCCACACCGTTGGTTGAAGACGAACCGAAGCCTACGGAAACTTTGACGGTTAAAG aGTCTTCATATGTGGGAGCCGGCTCGACGCGTGTGTCGCTCCTCATCCTGGTCGGCATCTTCGCCTGCTCGGCCTCCGTCATGTACCTGGTCTACAGGAACTTCCCAGAACTCAGTGT agacgAGAAGGAGAAGATGAGAATCCCCAGAGACATGGAGGACGCTAAGGCCCTGGGCACCGTGCTGTCCAAGTACAAGGACACCTACTACTCACAGGTGCTGCTGGCCTACTTCACCACTTACCTGTT CCTCCAGACGTTTGCCATCCCCGGCTCCATCTTCCTCAGCATCCTCTCTGGGTACCTGTACCCCTTCCCCCTGGCGCTCTTCCTCGTCTGCCTG tgTTCAGGTCTGGGCGCCTCCTTCTGCTACCTGCTCTCCTACCTGGTGGGGCGGCCCGTGGTGCACAGGTACCTGACGGAGCGCGTGCAGAAGTGGTCTCAGCAG GTGGACAAGCACCGCGAGCACCTGATCAACTACATCATCTTCCTGCGCATCACGCCCTTCCTGCCCAACTGGTTCATCAACATCACATCGCCCGTCATCAACGTGCCCCTCGGAGTCTTCTTCATCGGAACCTTCCTGG gcgtGGCTCCTCCGTCGTTCGTGGCGATCAAGGCGGGCACGACGCTGTACGCGCTGACGACGGCGGGTGAGGCGGTGAGCTGGGGGTCTCTGGCGGTGCTGGGGGTGCTGGCCGTGCTCTCGCTGCTGCCCGTCGCCTTCCAGCGCCACCTCAAGGACAAGATGCACTAG